Proteins from one Verrucomicrobiia bacterium genomic window:
- a CDS encoding LysM peptidoglycan-binding domain-containing protein — protein MLNLVLGFASCTWAETNQVYIVKKGDTLTRIAVCHKVSLTDLVEVNQIDPQAILSIGKQLVIPNPVIVTNSATTNAEPVLVIPLPELRNTDSNVVAQTFTNASTLTNEIKESTNSLLITNVISAPIKNSSHVEEIYVVKPGDNLYNIGKRFRVSVEELTQWNQISAKSILKIGQRLKIYLPSSVGSMTNADVVSIKPDSLPPKVEPLILDSSPKPEKKPEPPLISNAPTAPVHSPELTNSSVVVSNKTEEKKPELKTERIEKAEKVEKPEPEKKPEPPRPVAKPPPPKPVQPPPSPPPKPDSSKGGDNYIFLQRVKAKIDQPRVKPGRWKYIVVHHSGTRQGNAQIFDTYHRKVKRMENGLAYHFVIGNGSSTRDGEIEVGNRWMKQLQGGHLYSEYLNTIAIGICFVGDFNRDKPTAKQIAACIELIDYLKKICGNSKIKFCLHREINPRPTDCPGDRFPATLLHRRLD, from the coding sequence TTGCTGAATTTGGTTTTAGGTTTTGCCAGTTGTACATGGGCGGAAACGAACCAAGTTTATATCGTCAAAAAAGGCGATACGCTCACTCGTATTGCTGTTTGTCATAAAGTTTCTTTGACTGATTTGGTTGAGGTTAATCAAATTGATCCGCAAGCGATTTTATCCATTGGTAAGCAGTTGGTGATTCCCAATCCTGTTATAGTAACCAATTCGGCCACGACCAATGCAGAACCTGTTTTAGTTATTCCTTTGCCTGAGCTGCGAAATACAGATAGTAATGTTGTTGCGCAGACTTTTACTAATGCATCAACTCTTACAAATGAAATAAAAGAATCAACGAATTCTTTACTAATCACTAATGTGATTTCAGCGCCAATCAAAAATTCATCGCATGTTGAAGAGATTTATGTCGTGAAGCCGGGCGATAATCTTTATAACATTGGCAAGCGCTTTAGAGTTTCAGTTGAAGAATTGACGCAATGGAACCAAATTTCAGCAAAATCTATTCTTAAGATTGGTCAACGTTTGAAAATTTATTTGCCGTCTTCAGTTGGCTCAATGACTAACGCTGATGTTGTCTCCATTAAACCAGATTCTTTACCCCCTAAGGTAGAGCCTTTAATTTTAGATTCCTCGCCCAAACCTGAAAAAAAACCGGAGCCGCCATTGATTAGCAATGCTCCAACAGCACCCGTTCATTCTCCTGAACTCACAAACTCATCAGTTGTTGTCTCGAATAAGACTGAGGAAAAAAAGCCTGAATTAAAAACAGAAAGAATTGAAAAAGCAGAAAAAGTGGAAAAACCAGAACCAGAAAAAAAACCGGAACCGCCGCGACCTGTCGCTAAACCTCCTCCGCCCAAACCGGTTCAGCCGCCTCCAAGTCCTCCTCCTAAGCCCGATTCTTCAAAGGGTGGTGACAACTATATTTTTCTTCAACGCGTTAAAGCGAAAATCGATCAACCCAGAGTAAAGCCGGGTCGTTGGAAATATATCGTAGTCCATCATAGCGGCACGAGACAAGGGAATGCTCAAATTTTTGATACTTATCATCGCAAAGTCAAACGCATGGAAAATGGTTTGGCCTATCATTTTGTGATTGGTAATGGAAGCAGCACTCGCGATGGTGAGATCGAAGTTGGTAATCGCTGGATGAAACAGTTGCAGGGGGGACATCTTTATAGCGAATATTTAAATACGATTGCGATTGGCATCTGTTTCGTGGGAGATTTTAATCGCGATAAACCTACGGCTAAACAAATAGCCGCTTGTATTGAACTTATCGATTATCTCAAGAAAATATGTGGTAATTCTAAAATCAAATTTTGTTTGCATCGCGAAATCAATCCCCGTCCTACTGATTGTCCCGGTGATCGTTTCCCAGCTACTTTATTGCATCGAAGATTGGACTAA
- a CDS encoding outer membrane protein transport protein, translating into MHTISCRFFYYFIVSFLTFFTINFQDSHGFGFLLPNQDAEAMARGNAFVATADNPSAIYYNPAGITHLEKQNLQFNLYAITVKSEYRSLDGHHSDTDGELQSIPSFFYTVSPKNSPFSFGLGLYAPYGLALEWPEDSGFRSIVTEAKLQYLTFNPVVALQVSRSFSIAAGPTINYAKISIERGIFVPSSLYNNPQNSLFGLPKSDEFEVEGDDIAYGFNIGLLWQPIRQLSFGATYRSATTMNFRGNSEANPYTPSEITTVGVDFPQQVVVGVSYRPTPSWNFEFNAHWSDWDTLNSVTIQKNSGDVVLPLNWKASWMYEFGASYYFQNGLTLSAGYVFSENSVPNANYFPALPDTDLHFMSCGLSYRYKNWRYAAAYHYVTGPWNHVRNSETTSMVGETADGDYKFDNHAFSVSIGYQF; encoded by the coding sequence ATGCACACCATCTCCTGTCGTTTTTTCTATTATTTTATTGTGAGTTTCTTAACCTTTTTTACCATTAATTTTCAAGATAGCCATGGATTTGGTTTTTTACTCCCCAACCAAGATGCCGAAGCAATGGCTCGTGGAAATGCTTTTGTGGCAACGGCGGATAATCCTTCTGCCATTTACTACAATCCAGCCGGTATCACTCATTTAGAAAAACAAAATCTTCAGTTCAATCTCTATGCTATTACCGTCAAATCAGAATATCGAAGTCTAGATGGTCACCACTCTGATACAGATGGTGAGCTGCAATCCATACCAAGCTTTTTTTATACCGTATCACCTAAAAACAGCCCCTTTTCTTTTGGGCTAGGTCTCTACGCTCCTTATGGATTAGCATTAGAATGGCCAGAAGATTCTGGGTTTCGCAGCATCGTTACAGAAGCCAAACTACAATATTTAACTTTTAACCCTGTCGTTGCTTTACAAGTCAGTCGTAGTTTCTCTATCGCTGCCGGCCCAACCATTAACTATGCCAAAATTTCAATAGAACGCGGAATCTTTGTGCCAAGTAGTTTGTATAACAATCCTCAAAATTCTTTATTCGGTCTTCCCAAAAGCGATGAATTTGAAGTAGAGGGAGACGATATCGCTTACGGTTTTAATATTGGTCTTTTGTGGCAACCCATTCGCCAACTTTCTTTTGGAGCAACTTATCGAAGTGCAACAACTATGAATTTTCGTGGCAATTCAGAAGCCAATCCCTACACTCCTTCTGAAATTACTACCGTTGGAGTTGATTTTCCTCAACAGGTTGTAGTGGGCGTTTCATATCGTCCCACCCCATCTTGGAATTTTGAATTTAATGCACACTGGTCGGATTGGGACACATTAAATAGCGTAACCATTCAAAAAAATTCAGGAGATGTCGTTTTGCCTCTCAATTGGAAAGCAAGTTGGATGTATGAATTTGGAGCTAGCTACTATTTTCAGAACGGTTTGACCCTAAGTGCTGGTTACGTCTTCAGTGAAAATTCTGTGCCAAATGCTAATTATTTTCCTGCCCTACCAGACACTGATTTACATTTCATGAGCTGCGGACTTTCCTACCGTTACAAAAATTGGCGTTACGCCGCAGCTTACCACTATGTTACTGGACCTTGGAATCATGTGAGAAATAGTGAAACCACTTCTATGGTTGGAGAAACTGCCGATGGAGATTATAAATTTGATAATCACGCATTTTCAGTTTCAATTGGCTACCAGTTTTAA
- a CDS encoding SDR family oxidoreductase yields the protein MKNKVVLVTGGSSGIGKATALALAQAKAKVVVVADKNEEGLQGLIQEIKSIGEEAFYIKMDVSKEGEVAALVEKIVAKYGRLDCAFNNAGIEGPQLPLHELSEKDWEHLISINLKGVWLCMKYEIAQMLKQGGGAIVNMSSVAGVVGLRGYSSYVAAKHGVIGLTKTAALEYATLGIRVNAICPGAINTPLLDRMIGGNPQIEQWLISQEPVGRLGQPEEIAKAVVWLCSNEASFVTGHSMVVDGGATVQ from the coding sequence ATGAAAAATAAAGTGGTATTAGTCACTGGGGGAAGTTCTGGAATCGGCAAAGCAACAGCGCTTGCGTTAGCTCAAGCAAAAGCAAAAGTAGTCGTGGTTGCTGATAAAAATGAAGAAGGTTTGCAGGGGTTAATCCAAGAAATTAAAAGTATCGGTGAAGAGGCTTTTTATATTAAAATGGATGTATCAAAAGAGGGTGAGGTAGCGGCTTTGGTTGAAAAAATAGTGGCAAAGTATGGTCGCTTGGATTGTGCTTTTAACAATGCAGGTATTGAAGGGCCTCAACTTCCGCTTCATGAATTAAGTGAAAAAGATTGGGAGCACTTGATTAGTATTAATCTAAAAGGGGTTTGGCTATGTATGAAATATGAAATAGCTCAAATGTTAAAGCAAGGAGGTGGAGCTATTGTTAACATGTCTTCCGTGGCGGGAGTTGTAGGGCTTCGGGGTTATAGTAGTTATGTAGCTGCCAAACATGGTGTGATTGGTCTCACTAAAACAGCTGCTTTAGAATATGCGACATTAGGCATTCGAGTGAATGCGATTTGTCCCGGTGCTATTAATACTCCTCTTTTAGATCGCATGATTGGAGGAAATCCTCAAATTGAGCAATGGCTGATTTCACAAGAGCCGGTAGGTCGTTTGGGGCAACCGGAAGAAATTGCTAAGGCTGTTGTATGGTTATGCTCGAACGAGGCGTCTTTTGTCACGGGTCACTCCATGGTGGTGGATGGGGGAGCAACAGTTCAGTAG
- a CDS encoding class I SAM-dependent methyltransferase yields the protein MMISSDSGKESFVVCRNSQGSAVRATVLRMTRHTVTFEVYNPFSILQNSEVLSEFKIFVGERLAYNGKAVVSGIVNTGLLLICEVSLGESWLDVDVFSPFGLQKNIKSEFETFLKGWERLQGVVSDFKVMIADIQMFLTDLRQWLEQVEFGIQADPNQNHEQVEREILEDLEGVMLRRVQPLFDRFEEMTSGIQEPMRPIHRFYAKQQLHPLVLCAPFVHRTYQKPLGYAGDFEMVNMILNDPFQGSSLFAKVINYSFLQQAPAQAHRNRVKYLTNILFDEVERLKTSGKKIKILNLGCGPAQEIQNFLQAYDLSDLAHFTLIDFNDETLAYTEQKIKNACKQFKRQAEFRFVKKSVHQILKECGKSNEILMPEDYDLVYCAGLFDYLSDRVCQRLVEVFYQLVRPGGLVVVTNVDIQNPQKNMMEYVLEWHLIYRNSENLQYLVPKAVDKNFWSVKADETKVNIFLELRKNLSLVNV from the coding sequence ATGATGATCAGTTCGGATTCGGGAAAGGAAAGTTTTGTTGTTTGTCGTAATAGTCAAGGAAGTGCTGTGCGCGCCACGGTGCTTCGAATGACTCGTCATACTGTTACCTTTGAAGTTTATAATCCCTTTAGCATATTACAAAATTCGGAAGTTTTATCTGAATTTAAAATTTTTGTGGGAGAAAGGCTTGCTTATAATGGCAAGGCTGTGGTGAGTGGGATTGTTAATACAGGTCTTTTATTAATTTGTGAAGTGAGTTTAGGAGAATCCTGGTTGGATGTAGACGTTTTTTCCCCTTTTGGCCTTCAAAAAAATATAAAATCTGAATTCGAAACTTTTCTCAAAGGCTGGGAAAGACTTCAAGGTGTCGTATCTGATTTTAAAGTTATGATTGCCGATATCCAGATGTTTTTAACCGATTTAAGACAATGGCTGGAGCAAGTTGAGTTTGGAATTCAGGCAGATCCCAACCAGAATCATGAACAGGTAGAAAGAGAAATCCTAGAAGATTTAGAAGGAGTCATGCTAAGGCGCGTTCAACCACTTTTTGACCGTTTTGAAGAAATGACATCGGGCATACAGGAGCCTATGCGTCCTATTCATCGTTTTTACGCCAAGCAACAACTTCATCCTTTGGTGCTTTGTGCTCCTTTTGTCCATCGAACTTATCAAAAACCTTTAGGCTATGCGGGTGATTTTGAAATGGTAAATATGATTTTGAACGATCCTTTTCAAGGGAGCTCCTTATTTGCTAAAGTAATTAACTACTCCTTTTTACAACAGGCTCCTGCACAGGCACACCGAAACCGCGTTAAATATTTAACTAATATTTTATTTGATGAGGTGGAACGTTTAAAAACTTCTGGCAAAAAAATTAAGATATTAAATTTGGGTTGCGGTCCCGCTCAAGAAATACAAAATTTTCTTCAGGCTTACGATCTTAGCGATTTAGCGCATTTTACTTTAATTGATTTTAATGATGAAACATTAGCTTATACGGAGCAAAAAATTAAAAATGCCTGTAAGCAATTTAAGCGGCAAGCTGAGTTTCGTTTTGTTAAAAAATCAGTTCATCAAATTTTAAAAGAGTGTGGAAAAAGTAACGAGATACTGATGCCTGAAGATTATGATTTGGTTTACTGCGCTGGATTATTCGATTATTTATCAGACAGAGTTTGCCAAAGATTAGTAGAAGTTTTTTACCAATTAGTTAGGCCCGGCGGGTTAGTGGTGGTAACAAATGTGGACATTCAGAATCCGCAAAAAAATATGATGGAATATGTTTTAGAATGGCATTTAATTTATCGTAATTCAGAAAATCTTCAATATTTGGTCCCAAAAGCCGTAGATAAAAACTTTTGGTCAGTCAAAGCCGACGAAACAAAGGTTAACATTTTTTTGGAGTTAAGGAAAAACTTGAGTTTGGTAAATGTCTGA
- a CDS encoding response regulator, producing the protein MSDAIHLTEAFKQYNRQMRIVNARIACLLAGSLMPLGALLDFLVYPSYLLSFFNARLLCAFLIFLVWFILNTKWGERYYLIFSHGWYALPTFFMAWMIYRTEGETSPYYAGLNLVIVGTSAVVQGTFLQSIVSVSVVVVCYFIAIFTHGNFEHIKAFISNLYFIILTAIIVLTGSYFYNRLRFREFASRYELDENKRELEAANQKLIELDQVKSRFFANVSHELRTPLTLLLAPLDKLRAQKELKTIRGGMELLEIMYSNAMRLLKLINDLLDLVKLESGRMEIKKESVDVEKLVLGILTSIKKMAEDKMVRINNQISEQLSWVKLDRDKFEKIILNLVFNSLKFTPAGGSITVKLFEQSNQLVLQVIDTGMGIAKEHLPHIFERFWQADTSSRRKYQGTGIGLALIKELVEAQGGKIVAKSELKKGTEMTIYLPLEKGEATVDLEPSHTLPLAEWSLNGERSEAEEVTVVSPSEEWLVQLHKRAELFPAMVSLRESIKPVETNLSSNRPKVLIADDEPDMLRFIKSQLQTRFQILEATNGQQAIDKAQQFLPDLVVLDMMMPVKDGVQVCQELREKISTRHLPIILVTARADEETKLAALSAGATDFLTKPFSLTELLVRCENLISAFQLQKEIARKNQELEAALEQIKEAEAQLVQSAKMASLGRMSAGLIHEINNPLNYANSAMYVLKKELVHLPEPSQEKVNETLQDVNDAIQRVRSIVTNLRGFTHPDTESFTWVFVQDVFDAAIHFINPEIHRDNIKVEVQVAKDWEILGNKNQLIHLMINLLQNAIDSMKEKEFKDGEVPTLRIQGGIGSENAISIRDNGMGIQEENREKIFDPFFTTKDVGAGMGLGLSICYRIIHQHQGRVRVESEVGKFCEFIIEFPSQNCKKQSIESDALKI; encoded by the coding sequence ATGTCTGATGCAATCCATCTAACAGAAGCTTTTAAGCAATACAACCGTCAGATGCGGATTGTAAATGCTCGTATCGCGTGCTTGCTTGCTGGTTCTTTAATGCCGCTCGGTGCTTTGCTTGATTTTCTTGTTTATCCTTCTTATTTGTTGTCCTTCTTTAATGCTCGATTGTTATGTGCTTTTTTAATTTTTTTAGTTTGGTTTATTTTAAATACTAAATGGGGAGAGCGTTATTATTTGATTTTTTCTCATGGTTGGTATGCCCTCCCTACTTTTTTTATGGCCTGGATGATCTATCGAACAGAAGGTGAAACCTCTCCTTATTATGCGGGATTGAATTTAGTGATTGTAGGAACGAGCGCTGTGGTCCAAGGCACCTTTTTACAGAGTATTGTTTCTGTCTCTGTAGTGGTAGTTTGTTATTTTATTGCGATATTCACTCATGGAAATTTTGAACACATTAAAGCTTTTATTAGTAATCTTTATTTCATTATTTTAACAGCTATCATTGTGCTTACGGGAAGTTACTTTTATAATCGATTGCGTTTTCGCGAGTTTGCTTCGCGCTATGAATTGGATGAAAATAAGCGTGAGTTGGAAGCGGCGAATCAGAAATTAATTGAGTTGGATCAGGTCAAGAGCCGATTTTTTGCCAATGTCAGTCATGAATTGCGAACGCCGTTAACATTGCTTTTAGCTCCTTTGGATAAATTGCGGGCTCAAAAAGAGTTGAAGACGATTCGAGGAGGTATGGAGCTTTTAGAGATTATGTATTCCAATGCGATGCGATTGTTGAAGTTGATCAATGATTTATTGGATTTGGTGAAATTGGAATCGGGCCGCATGGAAATTAAGAAAGAATCGGTTGATGTCGAAAAATTAGTCTTGGGAATACTGACTTCGATTAAAAAAATGGCAGAGGATAAAATGGTGCGGATTAACAATCAAATTTCCGAACAATTGAGTTGGGTTAAATTAGATCGTGATAAGTTTGAGAAGATTATACTTAATTTGGTTTTTAATTCTTTGAAATTCACTCCGGCAGGAGGAAGCATTACCGTAAAACTTTTTGAGCAATCAAACCAATTGGTTTTGCAGGTGATCGATACGGGAATGGGTATTGCTAAAGAGCATCTGCCTCATATTTTTGAGCGTTTTTGGCAAGCGGACACTTCTTCTCGAAGAAAATATCAGGGCACAGGAATTGGGTTGGCTTTGATTAAAGAATTGGTCGAAGCGCAGGGCGGTAAAATTGTAGCTAAAAGTGAATTGAAAAAAGGGACGGAGATGACGATTTATTTGCCTTTGGAAAAAGGCGAGGCGACTGTGGATTTAGAACCGTCTCATACGTTACCGCTTGCGGAGTGGTCATTAAATGGGGAACGAAGCGAAGCAGAGGAGGTCACGGTAGTTTCACCTTCGGAAGAGTGGCTAGTGCAGTTGCATAAGCGAGCAGAATTATTTCCGGCGATGGTTTCTTTACGAGAATCGATTAAGCCGGTTGAGACCAATCTTTCTTCCAATCGGCCAAAAGTTTTAATTGCAGATGATGAGCCTGATATGTTGCGATTTATTAAATCGCAGTTGCAAACGCGTTTTCAAATTTTGGAAGCGACTAATGGCCAGCAGGCTATTGACAAGGCGCAACAGTTTTTGCCGGATTTAGTTGTGTTAGATATGATGATGCCAGTTAAAGATGGGGTGCAGGTTTGTCAGGAGTTGCGAGAAAAAATTTCAACTCGGCATTTACCTATTATTCTTGTGACGGCGCGCGCAGATGAGGAGACAAAGCTCGCGGCGCTTTCGGCAGGCGCAACCGATTTTTTAACGAAACCGTTTTCCTTAACGGAACTTTTAGTGCGTTGCGAAAATCTAATTAGCGCTTTTCAGTTGCAAAAAGAAATTGCTAGAAAAAACCAGGAATTGGAGGCGGCTTTGGAACAGATCAAAGAGGCGGAAGCTCAGTTGGTGCAATCGGCCAAAATGGCATCTTTGGGGCGCATGAGTGCAGGATTAATTCATGAAATTAACAACCCTTTAAATTATGCGAATTCGGCAATGTATGTTTTGAAAAAAGAATTGGTTCACTTGCCTGAACCTTCGCAGGAAAAAGTTAACGAAACATTACAAGATGTGAATGATGCCATTCAGCGAGTGCGCAGTATTGTAACGAATTTGCGTGGATTCACACATCCCGACACGGAAAGTTTTACGTGGGTTTTTGTTCAGGATGTTTTTGATGCCGCTATCCATTTTATTAATCCAGAAATTCATCGCGATAATATTAAAGTAGAAGTTCAAGTGGCTAAAGATTGGGAAATTCTAGGTAATAAAAATCAGTTGATTCATTTAATGATTAATTTGTTGCAAAATGCGATTGATAGTATGAAAGAAAAAGAATTTAAGGATGGAGAAGTGCCCACTTTGCGTATTCAAGGAGGTATCGGTTCCGAAAATGCAATTAGCATTCGAGATAATGGAATGGGCATTCAAGAAGAAAATCGTGAAAAGATTTTTGACCCCTTTTTCACGACAAAAGATGTTGGTGCAGGCATGGGATTGGGGTTAAGTATTTGCTATCGGATTATTCATCAACACCAAGGAAGGGTGAGAGTCGAGAGCGAAGTGGGGAAATTTTGTGAATTCATCATTGAATTTCCATCGCAAAACTGTAAAAAACAATCAATTGAGAGCGATGCTCTAAAGATATAA
- a CDS encoding hybrid sensor histidine kinase/response regulator — protein METPYDYKKFAILYVDDEEKSLKYFTRSFDDHFRIFTASNAADGFEILKNHADEIGILITDQRMPGEKGVQLLEKVRHLRPRILRILATAYSDMDAAIDAVNTGAIYKYITKPWDIPYMEMTLRRGLEFFIVQQERDGLLKEKIGALHRVMMTDRLLSLGILASGLGHHMRNSLVAVKTFLDLAPAELRSESIEIEKLRNPNFWNDFYGLVKDQVKKIIDILADLEHIPDKPKPDLFKPVDLLSLIRSAVESFQPKFQAQSVSLESHLPQTLAQVKGDSAMFDRLFRLLLADELASLAKGQKLSFTVKEGVSDGAEPKEILIVLEDDGKGLSDELLRSVFDPFFVRSNGAQEYGINLLACYFIVHHHGGSMKVENRSEGGLRLSVRLPFDPDTSLCREEDRNFLQKVFINEQVWEDLLAKG, from the coding sequence ATGGAAACTCCTTACGACTACAAAAAATTTGCTATTTTATACGTGGATGATGAAGAAAAATCATTGAAATATTTCACGCGAAGTTTTGATGATCATTTCCGCATTTTTACTGCATCCAACGCTGCGGATGGTTTTGAAATTTTGAAAAATCACGCTGATGAAATTGGTATTTTGATTACGGATCAGAGAATGCCTGGAGAAAAAGGGGTTCAGTTGTTGGAAAAAGTGCGTCACTTACGACCACGTATTTTGAGAATTTTAGCAACGGCTTATTCTGATATGGATGCTGCTATTGATGCTGTTAATACGGGCGCGATTTACAAATATATTACTAAACCCTGGGATATTCCTTATATGGAAATGACATTGCGTCGTGGTTTGGAATTTTTCATTGTTCAACAAGAACGCGATGGATTGTTAAAAGAAAAAATCGGAGCGTTGCATCGGGTCATGATGACGGATCGTTTGCTTAGTTTGGGGATTTTGGCTTCTGGTTTGGGACATCACATGCGCAATTCGTTGGTGGCAGTAAAAACTTTTTTGGATTTGGCACCGGCAGAATTGCGCTCCGAAAGCATTGAAATAGAAAAATTGAGAAATCCCAATTTTTGGAACGATTTTTACGGTTTAGTTAAAGATCAGGTTAAAAAAATTATCGATATTTTAGCGGATTTGGAACATATTCCTGATAAACCGAAACCCGATCTTTTCAAGCCAGTAGATTTGTTAAGTTTAATTCGATCGGCTGTAGAATCTTTTCAACCCAAGTTTCAAGCCCAGTCAGTTTCTTTGGAATCACATCTGCCCCAGACACTTGCTCAAGTTAAGGGGGATAGCGCTATGTTTGATCGACTTTTTCGTTTGTTATTGGCGGATGAATTGGCAAGTTTAGCCAAAGGACAGAAATTGTCTTTCACGGTGAAAGAAGGAGTTTCTGATGGTGCGGAACCAAAAGAAATTTTGATCGTTTTAGAAGATGATGGCAAAGGGCTTTCGGATGAATTATTGCGTAGCGTGTTTGATCCCTTTTTTGTGCGTAGCAATGGCGCTCAGGAGTATGGCATTAACCTTTTAGCTTGTTACTTCATTGTGCATCATCACGGAGGTTCTATGAAGGTGGAAAATCGCTCTGAAGGAGGATTGCGTCTTAGCGTTCGTTTGCCTTTTGATCCAGATACTTCTCTTTGTCGTGAAGAGGATCGTAACTTCTTACAAAAAGTTTTTATTAACGAACAAGTTTGGGAAGATCTTTTAGCAAAAGGTTAA
- a CDS encoding DUF2062 domain-containing protein, which translates to MKLKYFRWIHKKGFSRRRLRGGFLHRCFGDNLFLKSSWAWRKQPVARGWVIGCLISTSPFFGFHLIAGLTLALLLRANLPTTIILLFTTNPLTAPFFYSFAYALGCFLLNRPLTTLSFEGNFTWLWQAGFPLFLGCSVIGLILGLGGYFLIQTLWKEKTNTFSKHNRNHHKIQNLSSED; encoded by the coding sequence TTGAAACTCAAATATTTTCGTTGGATTCATAAGAAAGGATTTTCTCGAAGGCGACTTCGTGGCGGTTTTTTACATCGTTGTTTTGGCGACAATCTTTTTTTGAAATCGTCTTGGGCTTGGCGAAAACAACCGGTCGCGCGAGGATGGGTTATTGGCTGCTTAATTAGCACGAGCCCTTTTTTTGGATTTCATTTGATTGCAGGTTTAACTCTGGCTCTTTTGTTGCGTGCCAATCTTCCGACTACTATTATTTTGCTTTTTACTACCAATCCTTTGACAGCCCCTTTTTTTTATTCTTTTGCGTATGCTTTAGGATGTTTCCTCCTAAATCGCCCTCTGACTACTCTATCTTTTGAAGGCAATTTCACTTGGTTATGGCAAGCAGGATTTCCACTATTTCTTGGTTGTTCAGTAATCGGTTTAATCTTAGGGCTCGGAGGTTATTTTTTAATTCAAACTCTTTGGAAAGAAAAAACGAATACTTTTTCTAAACATAATCGAAACCACCACAAAATTCAAAATCTTAGCAGCGAAGATTAA
- the ruvC gene encoding crossover junction endodeoxyribonuclease RuvC, which translates to MSSSQVILGIDPSLRSTGYGVIESFSPSRHRVLTWGIIKNSPQLSVENCLANLYEKLQSLIHDYHPHGVALERTIYVQSHSVAITLGCARGVVLLAVAQNGLELFEYAPRQIKMASTGRGAARKNQVAFMIRALLGLDTTPSPDASDALAVALTHAQRCRYA; encoded by the coding sequence ATGAGCTCTTCACAAGTGATTCTTGGCATTGATCCCTCGCTGCGCAGTACGGGTTATGGCGTTATCGAAAGCTTTTCTCCATCCCGTCATCGCGTTTTAACTTGGGGAATCATTAAAAATTCGCCTCAATTAAGCGTAGAAAATTGTTTAGCGAACCTTTATGAAAAATTGCAGAGTTTAATTCATGATTATCATCCTCATGGTGTCGCATTAGAAAGAACCATCTATGTGCAAAGCCATTCGGTTGCTATCACGCTAGGTTGCGCACGGGGAGTTGTTCTTCTGGCAGTGGCTCAAAATGGTCTGGAGCTTTTTGAATATGCTCCGCGTCAAATTAAAATGGCCTCAACCGGGCGCGGAGCTGCTCGTAAGAATCAAGTCGCATTCATGATCCGAGCTTTATTAGGCTTAGACACCACTCCCTCGCCCGACGCAAGTGATGCCTTGGCAGTGGCTTTAACTCATGCGCAACGTTGTCGCTACGCTTAA
- a CDS encoding lipoate--protein ligase family protein, with protein sequence MARVIHHDKNSPAYNMAVDEALLRLCQTPVLRIYQWNEPAVSLGYFQSKSVVPPGRSFVRRLTGGGLVDHANDFTYTLIFPRNHSLAQSGTSESYRKIHEAIQKALSHCHITSQVIPAPSELESSACFQKPVKFDLVNSSGQKIAGAAQRRTQLAVLHQGSLLINSLPTTFFSHLIQAVEEIFEKKFQSDQLTEEEIVLAKKLEKERYSLKIWNEMR encoded by the coding sequence ATGGCTCGCGTCATTCATCATGATAAAAACTCTCCTGCTTACAATATGGCAGTTGATGAAGCTCTTTTGCGTCTTTGCCAAACCCCTGTTTTAAGAATTTACCAATGGAATGAACCCGCTGTTTCTTTAGGGTATTTTCAAAGCAAAAGCGTGGTGCCTCCAGGTCGAAGTTTTGTCCGACGTTTAACCGGTGGTGGTCTGGTGGATCATGCAAACGATTTTACCTATACACTCATTTTTCCTCGCAACCACTCCCTTGCACAAAGCGGAACGAGCGAAAGTTATCGAAAAATTCATGAAGCCATCCAAAAAGCGTTATCCCACTGTCACATCACCAGCCAAGTTATTCCCGCACCTTCTGAACTGGAATCTTCAGCTTGCTTTCAAAAACCGGTTAAATTTGATTTAGTCAATAGCTCCGGACAAAAAATTGCCGGAGCCGCACAACGTCGCACCCAACTTGCCGTTTTGCATCAAGGCAGTCTTTTAATCAATTCTTTGCCGACAACTTTTTTCTCACATCTTATTCAAGCTGTAGAAGAAATTTTTGAAAAAAAATTCCAAAGCGATCAATTAACCGAAGAAGAAATCGTTTTGGCAAAAAAATTAGAGAAAGAACGTTATTCGCTCAAAATCTGGAATGAAATGCGATAA